In Biomphalaria glabrata chromosome 11, xgBioGlab47.1, whole genome shotgun sequence, the following proteins share a genomic window:
- the LOC129921715 gene encoding GATA zinc finger domain-containing protein 14-like has product MWSTLRVFKQNLRGQQPQHHTQKTTTTTPYTGDNNHNTIHRGQQPQHHTQKTTTTTPYTGGQQPQHHTQGTTTTTPYTEDNNHNTIHRRQQPQHHTQGTTTTTPYTGDNNNNTIHRGTTTTTPYTGDNNHNTIHGDNNHNTIHRGQQPQHHTQGTTTTTPYTGGQQPQNHTQGTTTTTPYTGGQQPQHHTQGDNNHNTIHRGQQPQYHTQGDNNHKTIHKRHQPQHHTQGDNNHNTIHRRQQPQHHTRGQQPQHHTQGTTTTTPYTGDNNHNTIHRRTTTTTPYTGDNNHNTIHRGTTTTTPYTGGQQPQHHTQGTTTTIPYTGDNNHKTIHKGHQPQHHTQGTTTTTPYTGTTTTTPYTGDNNHNTIHRGQQPQYHTQGDNNHKTIHKGHQPQHHTQGTTTTTPYTGTTTTTPYTGDNNHNTIHRGQQPQHHTQEDNNHNTIHRGQKPQHHTQGDNNHNTIHRGQQPQHHTQGDNNQNTIHRGTTTTTPYTGDNNHNTIHRGTTITTTYTGDNNHNTIHSGTTTTTPYIGDNNNNTIHRGQQPQYHTQGDNNHNTIHRGTTTTTPYTGGQQPQHHTQKTTTTTPYTGGQQPQHHTQGTTTTIPYTGGQQPQNHTQGDNNQNTIHRGTTTTTPYTGDNNHNTIHRGTTTTKPYTRDINHNTIHRGQQPQHHTQGTTTTTPYTGDNNHNTIHRGQQPQHHTQGTTTTTPYTGDNNHNTIHRGTTTTTPYTGDNNHNTINRKTTTTTPYTGGQQPQHHIRGQQPQHHTQGTTTTTPYTGGQQPQHHTQRTTTTTPYTEDNNHNTIHRGTTTTTPYTEGQQPQHHTQGTTTTTPYIGDNNHNTIHRGQQPQHHTRGQQPQHHTQGTTTTTPYTGDNNHNTIHRGQQQPQHHTQGTTTTTTPYTEGQQPQHHTQGTTTTTPYTGDNNHNTIHGDNNHNTIHRGDALRLSNPRVQYPSSTWLSY; this is encoded by the exons ATGTGGAGTACATTAAGAGTGTTCAAGCAAAATTTAAG gggacaacaaccacaacaccatACACAGAagacaacaaccacaacaccatACACAGgggacaacaaccacaacaccatACACAGgggacaacaaccacaacaccatACACAGAagacaacaaccacaacaccatACACAGGgggacaacaaccacaacaccatACACAAGggacaacaactacaacaccaTACACAGAagacaacaaccacaacaccatACACAGAagacaacaaccacaacaccatACACAGgggacaacaaccacaacaccatACACAGgggacaacaacaacaacaccataCACAGGgggacaacaaccacaacaccatACACAGGagacaacaaccacaacaccatacacggggacaacaaccacaacaccatACACAGgggacaacaaccacaacaccatACACAGgggacaacaaccacaacaccatACACAGGGGGACAACAACCACAAAACCATACACAGgggacaacaaccacaacaccatACACAGGgggacaacaaccacaacaccatACACAGGgggacaacaaccacaacaccatACACAGGGGACAACAACCACAATACCATACACAGGGGGACAACAACCACAAAACCATACACAAGAGACATCAACCACAACACCATACACAGGgggacaacaaccacaacaccatACACAGGagacaacaaccacaacaccatacacggggacaacaaccacaacaccatACACAGgggacaacaaccacaacaccatACACAGgggacaacaaccacaacaccatACACAGGcggacaacaaccacaacaccatACACAGgggacaacaaccacaacaccatACACAGGgggacaacaaccacaacaccatACACAGGgggacaacaaccacaacaccatACACAGGGGACAACAACCACAATACCATACACGGGGGACAACAACCACAAAACCATACACAAGGGACATCAACCACAACACCATACACAGgggacaacaaccacaacaccatacacggggacaacaaccacaacaccatACACAGgggacaacaaccacaacaccatACACAGGGGACAACAACCACAATACCATACACAGGGGGACAACAACCACAAAACCATACACAAGGGACATCAACCACAACACCATACACAGgggacaacaaccacaacaccatacacggggacaacaaccacaacaccatACACAGgggacaacaaccacaacaccatACACAGgggacaacaaccacaacaccatACACAGGAAGACAATAACCACAACACCATACACAGGGGACAAAAACCACAACACCATACACAGGgggacaacaaccacaacaccatACACAGgggacaacaaccacaacaccatACACAGGGGGACAACAACCAAAACACCATACACAGGgggacaacaaccacaacaccatACACAGgggacaacaaccacaacaccatACACAGGGGGACAACAATCACAACAACATACACAGGGGACAACAATCACAACACTATACACAGTgggacaacaaccacaacaccatACATAGgggacaacaacaacaacaccataCACAGGGGACAACAACCACAATACCATACACAGGgggacaacaaccacaacaccatACACAGGgggacaacaaccacaacaccatACACAGGgggacaacaaccacaacaccatACACAGAagacaacaaccacaacaccatACACAGGgggacaacaaccacaacaccatACACAGGGGACAACAACCACAATACCATACACAGGGGGACAACAACCACAAAACCATACACAGGGGGACAACAACCAAAACACCATACACAGGgggacaacaaccacaacaccatACACAGGGGACAACAACCACAATACCATACACAGGGGGACAACAACCACAAAACCATACACAAGGGACATCAACCACAACACCATACACAGgggacaacaaccacaacaccatACACAGgggacaacaaccacaacaccatACACAGgggacaacaaccacaacaccatACACAGgggacaacaaccacaacaccatACACAGgggacaacaaccacaacaccatACACAGgggacaacaaccacaacaccatACACAGAgggacaacaaccacaacaccatACACAGGGGATAACAACCACAACACCATAAATAGAAagacaacaaccacaacaccatACACAGGgggacaacaaccacaacaccatATACGgggacaacaaccacaacaccatACACAGgggacaacaaccacaacaccatACACAGGgggacaacaaccacaacaccatACACAGaggacaacaaccacaacaccatACACAGaggacaacaaccacaacaccatACACAGAgggacaacaaccacaacaccatACACAGAgggacaacaaccacaacaccatACACAGgggacaacaaccacaacaccatACATAGgggacaacaaccacaacaccatACACAGgggacaacaaccacaacaccatacacggggacaacaaccacaacaccatACACAGgggacaacaaccacaacaccatACACAGgggacaacaaccacaacaccatACACAGGggacaacaacaaccacaacaccatACACAGGggacaacaacaaccacaacaccatACACAGAgggacaacaaccacaacaccatACACAGgggacaacaaccacaacaccatACACAGgggacaacaaccacaacaccatacacggggacaacaaccacaacaccatACATAGGGGAGACGCTTTACGTCTCAGCAACCCTAGAGTCCAGTATCCATCTTCAACCTGGCTCAGCTActag